The Flavobacterium sp. N2270 genome contains the following window.
TTTACAAGCTTGGTTTTTACGTTTTGGTTATAATAGAGGATTTGTACAATACGATAATTCTAATGCGAAAATGAATACTATACAAGGAAAAGTTTCTGGAATTAAAGTAAGTGCTGATGAATTAGAAGAATCTTCAGTTTCAAATTACACAAGCATCAATGAAAATCAATTAAACGTTTCATTTGACATTGATATTCCTTATGATATTTTATCGAATGGAAAAGCGCATAGCGTAGCTTTAAAAGAAATAAAATTACCCGCTACTTATAGATATTATGCAGTTCCAAGAATTGAAAAAGAAGCATTCTTATTGGCTGAAATATCAGATTATTCAAAATTTAATTTATTACCTGGAGAAGCAAATATTATTTTTGAAGGAATGTATGTTGGTAAAACAATGATTAATCCAAATCAAACGGCAGACACGTTGAATTTAAGTATGGGAAGAGATAAGAAAATCTCTATTAAACGTGAAAAAATTGCAGATAAATCGGGAACTAAATTCTTATCAGCTTATAAAGAGCAAACGTTTACTTATGATATTACCATTCGTAACAACAAAAAAGAAAGTGTTGAACTGTTGCTGAAAGATCAATATCCTATAAGTACCGACAAAGAAATTACAGTTGAGCTTTTAGAAAAAGACAGAGCGAAAGTAAATGAAGAAACCGGAATTTTAACCTGGGATTTAAAACTTGGTGCAAATGAAACCAAGAAAATAAGAATCAGTTATAAGGTTCGTTATCCAAAAGATAAAGTGATTGACAACTTGTAAAACATTTGTTAAAATTAACGTAAACTTAAAGAGTTCGAAGATTTAAAAAATTTTTGAACTCTTTTTTTTAAAAATAATTATTAAATTCGAGCCCCAAATTTTTTAACATGAAGATAAAATTACTTTTTTCGTTACTTATATGTAGTGTTTTACAAGCTCAAATTCCAGCATACTATAGTTCTATAGATTTTACTCAAACTGGAAACACCTTGAAAAGCCAATTAACCAATTTAATAACGACAACACACACAACAAATTTATCCTATACTCCAGGAGTTTGGGAAGCTTTAAAACTAACCGATTTAAATCCGAATAATTCTAATAATGTTTTTTTGGTATATGGATATAATGATTTCAACGCTTCAGTTATTGACGACAGGAATAGAGGTAAAAACAATAATGGTGGAAATGTTGGAGATTGGAACAGAGAACATTGTTACCCTAAATCTTTAGGAAATCCTGATTTAGGAACATCAGGTCCAGGGGCAGATGCGCATCATTTAAGAGCATCCGATGTTCAATTTAACAACAGTAGAGGAAATAGACTATATGCAGACAGTGAGGGTGACGCAGGAAATGTGGGAATCTATTGGTACCCTGGTGATGAATGGAAAGGTGACATTGCTAGAATGATGATGTATATGTATGTTAGATATCAAAACCAATGTTTGGCAACAGCTGTTGGTGCTGGTTCAACAACATATAGCGCAGAAATGCCGGATATTTTTTTAGAATGGAACGAAGAAGACCCGGTTAATTTTTATGAACGAAATAGAAATGATATTTTAGAAGGATTACAAGGAAATAGAAATCCGTTTATAGATAATCCGTATTTAGCAACCCAAATTTGGGGAGGACCTCAAGCTCCTGACTCATGGAATTTATTATCATGCCCAACTACAACAACTTGGAACGGATTGGCCTGGGACAATGGAGCACCTAATAAAACAACAAGAGCTACAATCAATGGCAACTATACCTCAACTGGTAATTTAGAATTTTGTTCGTTAGAAATTACAGGAACTGCTCAAGTTACATTACAAAGCAATCATACTTTCACAGTAGTTAGAGATGTAAATGTTGCCCCAACAGCTAATTTTACGGTGCAAAACAATGCCAATTTGGTTCAAATAAATAATATAGCAAATACAGGCAACATTACCGTATTAAAAGAAAGCGCTCCAATAATTAGATTAGATTACACATCATGGTCTTCTCCAGTAAGCGGTCAAAATTTATTGACTTTTTCACCATCTACGCAAAGTAATCGTTTTTATGAATATGTTCCTTCGGGAAATACACCAACAACAGCTTACGCTAGTATTGACCCAACTGTAAATGACTTTTTACCAACGAAAGCTTACATTATTAGAGCGCCAAACAATTGGTCTGCATCATCAGCTTCAGCATATTCGGGTCAATTTACAGGCACACCAAATAACGGAGAGTTTAACATACCAGTTGTAACAGGATTTAATATGCTTGGAAATCCATATCCTGCAACAATTGAGGCAAGTCATTTTATTGCAACGAATAGAACAATTGAAACACTTTATTTTTGGACACATACTGTTGCGGCTTCTGGCGGTTTATACCCACAAAATAACTTTGCTTCTTACACTACTCTAGGAGGAGTTGCATCGGCAGCTGGAGGACAAATTCCAGATGGAACGATTAAACCAGGACAAGGTTTTTATGTCAATTCTATTGAAGACGAAACTGTTTTGTTTCACAATGCACTTCGCTATGATGTAAAAAATACGCAGTTTTTTAGAGATTCTAATTCTATTGTTGAAAAAGACATCTACAGATTAAATTTAACCGATTCCGAAAACAGTTACAACCAAATATTAATTGGTCATGATACAAAAGCGACAAATGGTTTTGATATTGGGATTGATGGAAAAATATTTGACACTTCAAAATCGATAATTTATACTGTAATTGACGAAGAAGAATATGCAATAAATGGTTTGCCTGAATTTAATGAAAATGAAAAAGTAGCATTAGGGTTTAAAGCATTACAAAGTGGAAACTATAGCATATCATTAGAAAATACGGAAGGAATTTTCAATACTCAAACTATTTATTTGAAAGATAATTTTAACGGAAACATTACTGATATAAAAGAAAATCCTTATTCATTTCATTCAGAAGAAGGAGTTTACAACAGTAGATTTGAAGTGTTATATAAGGTTAACACTAATGATTACTCATTAAACAATGATGTTGTTGTCTATACAAGCAATAATCAATTAGAGATTAATGCTTTTGAAAACAAAATTAATCGTGTAACTATATACGATATTACTGGAAAGAAAATAGCTGAACGAGACTTTAATAGTTCTTTAATAACGTTTAACTCTTTCACAAAACAAAATCAAGCTTTATTACTACTAATAAAACTTGAAAATGGTAATGAAGTTACTAAGAAAATTATTTTTTAATTAAGGAGCCGGATTTGGAATTAATTCTTGGATAATTTCAATTTCGGCTAAAACCTCTTTTGATAAAACAACATCAAAAGCATCAATATTTTCCTTTAGCTGCCCTAAAGTTGTAGCTCCAATTATAGTTGAAGTTACACATTGTTGTTGATTTACAAAAGCTAAAGCCATTTGGGTTAACGTAAGATTGTTTGCTTCTGCTAAATCCTTATATAATTTGGTTGCTTTAAAACAATTTTCGTTAATGTATCTTTTAAAGTTTGGAAACAATTTCATTCTAGAATTTTCAGGAAAACCATTTAAATATTTACCTGATAAAAAACCAAAACCTAAAGGAGAATAAGCCAATAAGCCAACATTTTCACGCATGCACATTTCGCTCAACCCAACTTCATATAATCTATTCAATAAAGAATACGGATTTTGTATTGTAGCAATTCTTGGCAAATTATGTTTTTCACTTTCTCTAAGAAACTTCATCACTCCATATGGATTTTCATTAGAAACACCAATATGTTTAATTTTACCTTCTTTAATCAGACCTTCATAAACGGTTAAAACATCAAAAATATTATCTTGCCAATTAGGATCTAATTCTTGCACACCACGCTTTTGAAACATATTCATTACACGTTCTGGCCAATGCATTTGGTACAAATCAATATAATCGGTTTGCAGGTTTTTCAAACTTAGCTCCACCGCTTCCGTAATGCTTTTTTTAGAAAAATCTAACGGATTTCTTATGTAGGTCATTCCACGATTTGGTCCGGCAATTTTTGTTGCCAAAACAATTTCATCTCGCTTCCCCGATTTTTTAATCCAAGAACCAATATGTCTTTCGGTACTCCCGAAAATTTCTGCATTTCCGCCTATTGGATACATTTCGGCTGTATCAATAAAATTAACTCCTCTTTCTAAAGCGTAATCTAATTGTGAATGCGCTTCTGCCTCTGAATTTTGATTTCCAAAAGTCATGGTACCAAGGCAAATTTTACTGATTTTTAAAGAAGTATTGGGTAAAGTAGTGTAGTTCATTTTTTTTTAAGTTGCTGAACAGCAAAGTTACAAAGTTGTAACCTTACATAAAAGAAAAACCTGTATCGTATTTCTACTAACAGGTTTCTGTAGACTTATTTTTTTATCTTTTGGAATCAAAATCTACCATCCATTCGATACCATATTTATCTCTAAACATTCCAAAATAAGAACCCCAAGGACTATCCCCAATTGGCATTTCCACAATGCCGCCAGACGAAAGTCTGTTAAACAATTTGTCAGCTTCTTCTCGGCTTTCTGCACTTATAGAAATTTTTGATCTATTCTCATTTTCATCTACTTTACCTAAAATTTCTGGAACATCGTTAGCCATTAAAACATTATTGCCAATAGGTAAAGCTATGTGCATAATTTTATTCGCTTCTTCATCTGAAACTTGAAAGTCTGAATTAGAAATATCTTTGAAGCGCATAAGGACTGTAAATTCTCCGCCAAATACAGATTTGTAAAAATTAAATGCTTCTTCTGCATTTCCATTAAAATTAATATGTGGGTTTATAATTGCCATGCTTACTTTTAATTAATAGTTGAACTAAAGTTAATTATTTTCATATTAAAAAGTAAGATGTTGAAAAAAATATTTTTATAAATTCAAAAAAAAAAGACTCAAAGTAAATACTTTGAGTCTTTTTTAGAATCTTTCATGCTTAATATTATAATTCGCTCATTAATTTAGAAATCTCATCTAATTTTGGCGTTAAAATAATTTCAATTCTACGGTTTTTAGCTTTTCCTTCAGCCGTTTCATTTGCCATTAAAGGCGCATATTCTCCTCTACCCGCAGCTGTTAAATTCTTTTTATCTACTTTTTTATTTTCAGATAAAATATTTACAATTGCAGTGGCACGTTTTGTAGATAAATCCCAGTTGTTTTCTACTCCACCACCAATTGTTCCTGTGATTTTATCGTTATCAGTGTGACCTTCAATTAGTACAGAAATTTCAGGATTATCACCTAATACTTTTCCAACAGCAGTAACTGCTTTTTTCCCTTCTGAACCAACAGTCCAACTTCCTGATTCGAAAAGTAATTTATTTTCCATAGAAACATAAACTTTTCCATTTCTGTGCTCTACTGTTAACCCTTTTCCTTCAAATGCATTTAAAGCTTTAGATAACGTTTCTTTTAATTTGTTCATTCCAGCTTCTTTATCAGCCATCATTTTTTCTAATTCCGCTAATCGAGAAGTTGACGATGCTAAATCGGCTTTTAATTTATCTAAACGCTCTTGCTCAGCAGTCAGTTTGCTTTGTTTTGCTTCTAATTCAGCTAATAATTCTCTGTTTTTCTTCATGTTGCTATCTAAAGCATCATTACTGTTTTTTTCTAAAGCCGCATAAGAAGCCTTTAAGTTATCTAAACTTTTCTTTGTAGCTGCATAGTCATTTGCTAACTTATCTCTTTCCGCTTTTGCTTTATCTAATTCTGTTTGTAAACTTGTTTTTTCTTGTTCTAACTGATTTTTGCTTTTAGACAAAGCTCCGTTTTCATCTGCTAAAGCATTACGCTCTTTCTTTAAATCGGCATATTTGTTTTCTAAATCATTATATATTTTTTTAGAAACACAAGAAGTAGTTAATCCTAGAACTACAACAGCAAGGGCAACTTTTTTTATCATCTTTTATTATTTAATTTATTGGTTATTTTAATTCTACTACAACTGGGCAATGATCGGAATGTTTGGCTTCGGGCAAAATATAAGCACGCTCAATATTGCTTTCTAATGCTTTATCAACTAAACAATAATCAATTCTCCAACCTTTATTATTATTTCGAGCATTTGCTCTATAACTCCACCAACTGTAATGGTGTGGCTCTTTGTTTAAATGCCTGAAAGTATCAATGAATCCACTTTTCATAAACGCATCTAACCAAGCTCTTTCTTCAGGCAAAAATCCAGAAGTATTTTTATTTCCAACAGGATTATGAATATCAATAGCTTCATGACAAATGTTATAATCGCCACAAATAACTAAGTTTGGAACCGATTTCTTTAAATCATTAATATATTCCTGAAATTCATCCATGTATTGAAACTTGTAACTTAATCGCTCTGAATTAGTTCCAGAAGGAAGATACAAACTCATTATAGAAAACTTATCAAAATCGATACGTAAATTTCGTCCCTCAAAGTCCATATGCTCAATTCCTGTGCCAAAAACAACATTTTTTGGTTCAATTTTAGAGAAAATAGCTACACCACTGTATCCTTTTTTTTGAGCTGAGAAATAATATTGATAAGGATAACCTGCTGCTTCAATTTCAAGTTTAGGGACTTGTTCTTCCATTGCTTTAATTTCTTGAAGGCAAATTACATCAGGACTTGCGTGTTGTAACCATGAAATAAAGTCTTTAGAAATTGCAGCTCTAATTCCATTTACATTATAAGAAATAATCTTCATTTTATAGATTTGGTTTTCGTTCAAATGTAATAAAATACTATTGAAAACAAAACTAGTTTATGAGTAATTTAAATGGCCGACACAAACATTATAATTTATTAATCATTACAGAAAAAATATCGCTAAAGTTAAACGTAAAAGAATTCCATTATAATTCATTTTTTTTTTTTTTCATTTGCGCACTTTTTGCTGGTTAAAAAAAATTTTACAAAAAATTAATTAAAAAATCATATGAAAAAACAAATCTTATTCACTTTCTTAAGTGTAACTATGTTTGGTTTAAGTTTAAACGCAAACACGATGAACAACAACAAATTATTTACAAATAAAAAAACTGAATTAAAAGAAGTTCTTACGATGAAACCTTATGATGTATATTGTAATGGCGTATGGAAGAAAAGAATTTATGCCTCTTCACAAGAAATTGCTGATTCAATAGCATATAACGTTTGTAACGGATAAATAAAACAATCAGCAAAAAGTTTTAACACCAGAAATAATCATTATGAAAAAATATTTTATTTTGTTTTTACTAGTTCCTGTTTATTTATTTTCACAAGAAAATAAAGGAATTGTTTATTATGGGTTTGTAGACGCCATGGCTACCGGTAATGGAAATGGATTAGACTACAATGCTTATATGACTTTTAATAAAGAGCAATCGTATTATGTTACTGCAAAAGATAGTTTAGAAAAAACAGAAAACCTAAATGTACAAAAAAACACTGAAAAAAATGATGAAAACATTATTTATAATGGGCTAAAAAGCAGCCCCTTAGGCGATCAGGTTGTGTTTTATAAAAAAAGTAATCTCATTTACTCAAGTTTTGAATATGGCGAGGTATATTATGTAAAAGAAAATGCCACAAAACATAATTGGAAAATTCATAAAGAAACGAAAAAAATTGGAAAATATACTTGTACAAAAGCTACTATGCATTTTAGAGGCAGGGATTATACAGCTTGGTTTACGTTTGCTATTCCTGTTAGCTATGGGCCATGGAAACTAAATGGTTTGCCTGGTTTAATTTTAGAAGCTTATGATACAAATAAAAATTTATATTGGTATTTTAAAAGTATTGAATACCCTACAAACAATAAACAGAAAGTAAATAATTTAAGAGTTCCTTTAAAAGATAAATACACTCATTTTATAACTATTGAAGAATTTGGAAAAAAATTGGTGAAATATATTGACAAAGTATATGAAGATAGTGTATTAACTGCAAAAAAATATAACACTTATATACCAAAAAGAAGTGAAATGCCTACCATTTTGGAACTTTTTATAGAAGAAATAAAATAATACATGAAATACAAATTTCTAATTTTAAGTTTTCTACTTTCTTCTATTGTTTTTTCTCAAAAAAAAGAACTTAAAGGAATAATTACTGATTCTATTAACAACCCCATAATTGGAGCTACCGTTCTTTTAAAAGATACAGAAGATAATTTCATAAACTATTCTTTAACTGATGAAAACGGAAATTATTTAATTGAAATAAATAACGCTACTAATAAATACATTTTAGAAATTTCATTCTTAGGTTTTAAAACCGAAAAAGAAACTATTTTAATTGACAAGAGTACATTTATAAAAAATTATTCTTTGGTAGAGGATTTCGTAGCTCTAAAAGAAGTACTTGTTGAAGAACATCAAAAAGTAACAATACAACAAGACACAACATTTATAAAAGTAAAATCGTTCTCTAACAACACAGAGCAAACTGTAGAAGATATTCTAAAAAAATTACCTGGAATTACAGTACAAAAAGATGGCACCATAAAAGCGCATGGAAAAACAATTGACAAACTATTAGTTGAAGGCGAAGATATTTTTAATCAGAATTATAAAATATTATCTCGAAATTTAGACGCCAACACACTTGAAGAAGTTCAAATTTTAGACAATTTTGAAGACAACCCAATTCTCAAATCTTTATCAAACAGCAATAAAGTAGCCATTAATTTAAAACTTAAAAAAGGTTTGGAAAATGTGTGGTTTGGAAATATCAATGCAGGTTATGGAACTGAAAAGAGATTTAAAGAAAATGTCAATATAGGCTTGTTAAGAAAGAAAATAAAAGGTTTTTATTTTTTAGATTACAGCAATTTAGGCTCAAATACTAGTGATTTATTAGATGGTAATTTTGGTCAAATGGATTTTAGTATGAATGAAAAAATTGAATTAAAATCTAATAAAGTATTGAATACAAATTTGTTTGAAAATTCATTTTTTCAAACCTCACAAATTAATTTTAATAAAGGTTTATTAAATTCATTAAGTTTCACTTCAAAAATTAGCAATAAAACTATAATAAGAACAAGTATTAATTATTTTAATGATTCTCAATTGCAAAATCAGAATCAAATTTTAAATTACACTTTACCTAATGAAACTATTGAAAACTCCGAGCAATCTTCATTCAACAAGGATTACAAAAACAGCTTTGGAGAAATTGAAGTAAAATATTTATCTAGTGATAATAGTTATTTTACAAATTATCTAAAATTTAATTTTTCTCCTACTGAATTAAAAAACAGTGTTACTTTTAACACTAATGAAAACATAGAGAATATTAATCAAACTGATAATTTCATAGTTAATCATTTAGAAAATACTTACAAAATTGGCTTTAACAAACTGCTTCAAAATTATATCTATATTGGTCTAAATTCGTTAAATGAGAAAAATAAAGTGTTTTCAG
Protein-coding sequences here:
- a CDS encoding endonuclease → MKIKLLFSLLICSVLQAQIPAYYSSIDFTQTGNTLKSQLTNLITTTHTTNLSYTPGVWEALKLTDLNPNNSNNVFLVYGYNDFNASVIDDRNRGKNNNGGNVGDWNREHCYPKSLGNPDLGTSGPGADAHHLRASDVQFNNSRGNRLYADSEGDAGNVGIYWYPGDEWKGDIARMMMYMYVRYQNQCLATAVGAGSTTYSAEMPDIFLEWNEEDPVNFYERNRNDILEGLQGNRNPFIDNPYLATQIWGGPQAPDSWNLLSCPTTTTWNGLAWDNGAPNKTTRATINGNYTSTGNLEFCSLEITGTAQVTLQSNHTFTVVRDVNVAPTANFTVQNNANLVQINNIANTGNITVLKESAPIIRLDYTSWSSPVSGQNLLTFSPSTQSNRFYEYVPSGNTPTTAYASIDPTVNDFLPTKAYIIRAPNNWSASSASAYSGQFTGTPNNGEFNIPVVTGFNMLGNPYPATIEASHFIATNRTIETLYFWTHTVAASGGLYPQNNFASYTTLGGVASAAGGQIPDGTIKPGQGFYVNSIEDETVLFHNALRYDVKNTQFFRDSNSIVEKDIYRLNLTDSENSYNQILIGHDTKATNGFDIGIDGKIFDTSKSIIYTVIDEEEYAINGLPEFNENEKVALGFKALQSGNYSISLENTEGIFNTQTIYLKDNFNGNITDIKENPYSFHSEEGVYNSRFEVLYKVNTNDYSLNNDVVVYTSNNQLEINAFENKINRVTIYDITGKKIAERDFNSSLITFNSFTKQNQALLLLIKLENGNEVTKKIIF
- a CDS encoding aldo/keto reductase, producing MNYTTLPNTSLKISKICLGTMTFGNQNSEAEAHSQLDYALERGVNFIDTAEMYPIGGNAEIFGSTERHIGSWIKKSGKRDEIVLATKIAGPNRGMTYIRNPLDFSKKSITEAVELSLKNLQTDYIDLYQMHWPERVMNMFQKRGVQELDPNWQDNIFDVLTVYEGLIKEGKIKHIGVSNENPYGVMKFLRESEKHNLPRIATIQNPYSLLNRLYEVGLSEMCMRENVGLLAYSPLGFGFLSGKYLNGFPENSRMKLFPNFKRYINENCFKATKLYKDLAEANNLTLTQMALAFVNQQQCVTSTIIGATTLGQLKENIDAFDVVLSKEVLAEIEIIQELIPNPAP
- a CDS encoding VOC family protein is translated as MAIINPHINFNGNAEEAFNFYKSVFGGEFTVLMRFKDISNSDFQVSDEEANKIMHIALPIGNNVLMANDVPEILGKVDENENRSKISISAESREEADKLFNRLSSGGIVEMPIGDSPWGSYFGMFRDKYGIEWMVDFDSKR
- a CDS encoding flagellar motor protein MotB, which gives rise to MIKKVALAVVVLGLTTSCVSKKIYNDLENKYADLKKERNALADENGALSKSKNQLEQEKTSLQTELDKAKAERDKLANDYAATKKSLDNLKASYAALEKNSNDALDSNMKKNRELLAELEAKQSKLTAEQERLDKLKADLASSTSRLAELEKMMADKEAGMNKLKETLSKALNAFEGKGLTVEHRNGKVYVSMENKLLFESGSWTVGSEGKKAVTAVGKVLGDNPEISVLIEGHTDNDKITGTIGGGVENNWDLSTKRATAIVNILSENKKVDKKNLTAAGRGEYAPLMANETAEGKAKNRRIEIILTPKLDEISKLMSEL
- a CDS encoding exodeoxyribonuclease III; the protein is MKIISYNVNGIRAAISKDFISWLQHASPDVICLQEIKAMEEQVPKLEIEAAGYPYQYYFSAQKKGYSGVAIFSKIEPKNVVFGTGIEHMDFEGRNLRIDFDKFSIMSLYLPSGTNSERLSYKFQYMDEFQEYINDLKKSVPNLVICGDYNICHEAIDIHNPVGNKNTSGFLPEERAWLDAFMKSGFIDTFRHLNKEPHHYSWWSYRANARNNNKGWRIDYCLVDKALESNIERAYILPEAKHSDHCPVVVELK
- a CDS encoding GLPGLI family protein, with amino-acid sequence MKKYFILFLLVPVYLFSQENKGIVYYGFVDAMATGNGNGLDYNAYMTFNKEQSYYVTAKDSLEKTENLNVQKNTEKNDENIIYNGLKSSPLGDQVVFYKKSNLIYSSFEYGEVYYVKENATKHNWKIHKETKKIGKYTCTKATMHFRGRDYTAWFTFAIPVSYGPWKLNGLPGLILEAYDTNKNLYWYFKSIEYPTNNKQKVNNLRVPLKDKYTHFITIEEFGKKLVKYIDKVYEDSVLTAKKYNTYIPKRSEMPTILELFIEEIK
- a CDS encoding carboxypeptidase-like regulatory domain-containing protein produces the protein MKYKFLILSFLLSSIVFSQKKELKGIITDSINNPIIGATVLLKDTEDNFINYSLTDENGNYLIEINNATNKYILEISFLGFKTEKETILIDKSTFIKNYSLVEDFVALKEVLVEEHQKVTIQQDTTFIKVKSFSNNTEQTVEDILKKLPGITVQKDGTIKAHGKTIDKLLVEGEDIFNQNYKILSRNLDANTLEEVQILDNFEDNPILKSLSNSNKVAINLKLKKGLENVWFGNINAGYGTEKRFKENVNIGLLRKKIKGFYFLDYSNLGSNTSDLLDGNFGQMDFSMNEKIELKSNKVLNTNLFENSFFQTSQINFNKGLLNSLSFTSKISNKTIIRTSINYFNDSQLQNQNQILNYTLPNETIENSEQSSFNKDYKNSFGEIEVKYLSSDNSYFTNYLKFNFSPTELKNSVTFNTNENIENINQTDNFIVNHLENTYKIGFNKLLQNYIYIGLNSLNEKNKVFSEKLNEYFIVDSNKTIIQRVKNNLFYSGIKSSYLYKKTIFESSSTIQFHFEEEISNSKINTLENESLQSNIAEFNKTIISFNQVTKIKLLKNLKFNSNLNSNFTNLNSSNFFLYSFQNNLHYKTPKKGSFNLSYIINKKLPENYLINQQNNLIDYRSFNKGSKNIEAITSNTLLLNYHLDLDKRNFSIDINTELKRTNKLYSYKTTINNDLLFNENIILGKYNSYNLSFILTKYIKPINLVSKIENYNNWSTVPLQLSNESPINYKNYSSSFKISNSTIFEKFPNFDFGFSYMLNKSSFQNTSNKNNFKEYFINLNYDEIKNFVFEIKNSLYVINNEKYHFLNLIASFNPNNSNLTLKVIANNLNDENVFIIQTVDNFTFYQKTINLVPKYYLLSLKYQF